A region from the Pseudomonadota bacterium genome encodes:
- a CDS encoding efflux RND transporter periplasmic adaptor subunit, with the protein MKKNRTCFIAAILLLIFILPGCGKGQKEGQQAPVVEVVNVIQKDVPIYMEWVGTTDGYVNATIRAQVQGYLIKQNYQEGDFVKKGQLLFEIDPRLFQAALDLAKASLAGAEARWTAAKADLARIKPLAAQNAVSQKTLDDSIGTEQSSAASVLSARANVDKAALDLSFTKVVSLIDGIAGISKTQVGDLVGPGPQEELTTVSTVDPIKVYINISEQEYLKAAEIKDKDIEKMSLELILSDGSIYPHKGRFFLADRQVDVKTGTIKVGAIFKNPGRLLRPGQFAKVKAVVTTKKGALLVPQRAVTELQGSYQVAVVGPDNKVDIRPVKATYRVGNLWVIEEGLKPGERVIAEGIQKVRQGIPVNPKPFGAEAKPKPEAPAKTEKKSESPSKTEKR; encoded by the coding sequence GTGAAGAAGAACAGAACATGCTTTATTGCAGCCATTCTTTTGCTCATATTTATACTGCCGGGGTGCGGGAAAGGGCAGAAGGAAGGACAGCAAGCGCCTGTTGTGGAAGTGGTCAATGTAATTCAGAAGGATGTACCGATTTACATGGAATGGGTGGGTACAACGGACGGTTATGTTAACGCTACGATTCGTGCACAGGTTCAAGGATACCTCATCAAGCAGAATTATCAGGAAGGCGATTTCGTCAAGAAAGGGCAGCTCCTTTTTGAGATCGACCCGCGGCTCTTCCAGGCTGCACTGGATCTGGCAAAGGCAAGTCTGGCAGGCGCAGAGGCGCGGTGGACAGCGGCAAAGGCCGATCTTGCCCGTATCAAACCCCTTGCTGCGCAGAATGCGGTAAGCCAGAAGACTTTGGATGACAGTATCGGCACCGAGCAATCATCGGCAGCATCGGTACTCTCAGCCAGGGCTAATGTTGATAAAGCCGCCCTGGACCTCAGCTTTACGAAGGTTGTCTCTCTCATTGACGGCATTGCCGGCATTTCCAAGACCCAGGTTGGAGACCTTGTGGGCCCAGGTCCTCAGGAAGAATTGACTACGGTCTCGACGGTGGACCCCATCAAGGTCTACATAAATATCAGCGAGCAGGAATACCTGAAGGCTGCAGAGATAAAGGATAAAGATATTGAAAAAATGTCCCTTGAGCTGATCCTTTCTGACGGGAGTATCTATCCTCATAAAGGCAGGTTTTTTCTCGCCGACCGTCAGGTCGATGTAAAGACCGGCACTATCAAGGTCGGCGCCATCTTCAAAAACCCCGGCCGCCTCCTGCGTCCAGGACAATTTGCCAAAGTAAAAGCGGTAGTAACGACAAAAAAAGGCGCCTTGCTGGTACCCCAGCGTGCCGTTACCGAGCTCCAGGGGAGCTACCAGGTGGCAGTGGTCGGACCGGACAACAAGGTGGATATAAGGCCCGTAAAGGCGACTTACCGCGTTGGTAATCTCTGGGTAATCGAGGAAGGCTTGAAGCCTGGTGAGCGTGTTATTGCAGAGGGTATACAGAAAGTCAGGCAGGGCATACCCGTAAATCCTAAACCCTTCGGTGCAGAGGCCAAACCGAAACCGGAAGCACCTGCAAAGACAGAGAAGAAATCAGAAAGCCCCTCTAAGACAGAAAAAAGGTAG